One stretch of Niallia sp. XMNu-256 DNA includes these proteins:
- the grdB gene encoding glycine reductase complex selenoprotein B produces the protein MLRVVHYINQFFGQIGGEEMAHIAPEKREGLVGPGAALNKGFKGEAEIVGTIICGDSYFAENQESAEQEILDMVKSFNPDIFIAGPAFNAGRYGTACGAVGKLVKEHLNIPVVSGMYIENPGADMFKKEIYIVSTKNNAAGIRDAAPKMASLALKLAKGEEVGAPEVEGYIERGIRKNYFATERGSKRAVDLLVKKIKGEEFVTEFKMPDFDRVDPAAPVVDITKAKIAIVTSGGIVPKGNPDHIEASNAQKFGEYDIEGLMDLTGETHQTAHGGHDPVYANEDPDRVIPVDVLRDMEKEGKIGSLHRYFYSTTGNGTAVLSSKKYGQEIAKRLIADGVQAVIMTSTUGTCTRCGASMLKEIERAGLPIVHMCTIVPISMTVGANRIVPTIAIPHPLGNPSLSPEDEKALRRKMTETALKALQTPVEEQTVFEVQ, from the coding sequence ATGTTACGTGTCGTACATTATATAAATCAGTTCTTCGGCCAAATTGGTGGTGAAGAAATGGCTCACATTGCTCCTGAGAAGAGAGAAGGTCTTGTTGGACCAGGAGCAGCATTAAATAAAGGTTTCAAAGGTGAAGCAGAAATCGTTGGAACCATCATTTGTGGTGACTCATACTTTGCAGAAAACCAAGAATCAGCCGAACAAGAAATACTTGATATGGTTAAATCGTTTAACCCAGACATTTTTATTGCTGGACCTGCATTTAATGCAGGAAGATATGGAACAGCTTGCGGTGCTGTTGGTAAATTGGTGAAGGAACACCTTAACATTCCAGTCGTTTCAGGTATGTACATTGAAAATCCTGGTGCTGACATGTTCAAAAAGGAAATTTATATCGTTTCTACAAAGAACAATGCAGCTGGTATTAGAGATGCAGCTCCAAAGATGGCTTCTCTCGCTTTAAAGCTTGCTAAAGGTGAAGAAGTAGGAGCACCAGAAGTAGAAGGATACATCGAAAGAGGTATTAGAAAGAACTACTTTGCAACTGAAAGAGGATCAAAGAGAGCTGTAGACCTTCTTGTTAAGAAGATAAAGGGCGAAGAGTTCGTAACAGAATTCAAAATGCCTGACTTCGATAGAGTAGACCCAGCAGCACCAGTTGTTGATATTACAAAGGCTAAAATTGCGATCGTTACATCAGGCGGGATCGTTCCAAAGGGTAACCCTGATCATATCGAAGCTTCTAACGCGCAAAAATTCGGTGAATATGATATCGAGGGCTTAATGGATCTTACTGGTGAAACCCACCAAACAGCTCACGGTGGTCATGACCCAGTATACGCGAACGAAGACCCAGATAGGGTCATTCCTGTTGACGTATTAAGAGATATGGAGAAGGAAGGAAAGATCGGAAGTCTTCATAGATATTTTTACTCAACTACTGGTAACGGTACAGCTGTTCTTAGCTCTAAGAAGTATGGTCAAGAAATTGCTAAGAGATTAATCGCTGACGGAGTTCAAGCTGTTATTATGACTTCGACCTGAGGAACTTGTACAAGATGCGGTGCATCTATGTTAAAAGAAATCGAAAGAGCAGGACTTCCTATCGTTCACATGTGTACAATCGTTCCTATTTCAATGACAGTTGGAGCAAACAGAATTGTTCCTACAATAGCTATTCCACATCCGCTTGGAAACCCTAGTCTTTCACCGGAAGATGAAAAGGCATTAAGAAGAAAAATGACTGAAACAGCTCTTAAGGCTCTTCAAACTCCAGTAGAAGAACAAACTGTATTCGAAGTACAATAA